Below is a window of Helicobacter sp. MIT 05-5293 DNA.
CTCCATTGTGCGCCTACTAGAAGTCCCTCCCAATGTATCACGAGCATTCATTGATTTTTCCAGACACAGCACTTCTTTGACACCGCTAAGAATGCGTTTATCGATGCTTAGAATCTCCTCTTCACTCAAATCACTAATATCTACGCCCTTACGCTCTGCATACGCCACCACCATTCCTGTGATATGATGCGCATCACGAAATGCGACATTACACTTTTGCACCAAAAAATCCGCTAAATCAGTCGCACTCAAATGACCAATTTTAGCCATTCTAAGCATATTATCTTGATGAACGCTCATCGTTTTAAGGCATTCTTTGAGAATCTTGAGCGAAATATGCACACTTTTAAGGCTATCAAAAACCCCTTCTTTATCTTCTTGTGTGTCTTTATTATAAGCTAAAGGCAGACCTTTCATCACACTCAAAAGCCCTATCAGATTCCCATACACGCGACCGCTTTTGCCGCGCAACAATTCAGGCACATCAGGATTCTTTTTTTGAGGCATGATTGAACTTCCCGTTGAATACGCATCGCTTAAACTAATAAAGCGAAACTCCGAGCTACTCCACAAGACCAATTCTTCAGCAATGCGAGAGATGTGCATCATAATCATAGAGAGTGTATAAAGCATATCAAGAGCAAAATCCCTCTCACTCACAGAATCCATTGCATTGAGCGTAGGCGCGCTAAAACCTAACTCTAAAGCAAGCATTTCTCTATCATTGCCATAAGGCGTCCCTGCAAGAGCCCCACTCCCAAGCGGACAAAAATTATTACGCGCAAAATCAGATTCTAATCTTTGCACATCGCGTTTGAAATTGCATACCCACGCCACAAGATGGAATCCAAAATTGATCGGTTGGGCGTGCTGAAGATGCGTCATACCCGGTAAAATCGTCTTTGTATGAGCTTTAGCAATATGCAAGATTGTCTCCATAGTTTCAAGGAGAAGTTTTGTAATAAGTTTATTATGCTTTAAGACATACATTCGAAAATCCACAGCTACTTGATCATTACGACTACGCGCAGTATGAAGTTTTTTGCCAACCTCTCCGACAAGTTCAGTCAGCTTTGATTCTATCGCCATATGAATATCCTCATCAGCCATACGAAACACAAATTCATCAGCTTGTATCATTGAAGCGATACGTTCTAAACCATCAACAATAGCTTTATATTCTTCTCCTGTAAGCACACCGATATGAGCAAGCATTTTCGCATGTGCTTTAGAGCCTTGTATATCTTCATTCCAAAGCTCTTTATCAAACATAATTGACGCATTAAATTCTTCCAAAAGCGAACTTGAATCTAAAGCAAATCGCCCTCCCCATAACTTTGCCATTTTTTCTCCTTCACTTTGGCTAATCGTATTTTTTTATTACAGCGGCTTATAAATAGCTAAAAAAACAATAATAATCAATAAAAGTGTAGGTATCTCATTAAAAACACGGAAAAATTTATGACTCTTTGTGCAACTCTCATTACCCAAAGTCTTTATAAAATACCCACAAGCCAAATGATATGCTACCAAAATAAGGATAAAGACAATCTTGATATGCAGCCATAAACCAGAATCTGCCACTTTTAGCCAAGAAGGATTAAGAGCTATCATCGCGATACCTGTAAGCAATGTGCCAACAATTGCAGGCAAACCGATATATTTATAAAGCCTCATTTCCTGAATCTTCACCACTTCAACAAATTCTTTTTTGTGTGCATTTTGCGCATGATAAACAAAAAGTCTAGGCAAATAAAAAAGCATTGCCATCCAGCAAACAAGCGCAATGACATGTAATGTCTTGACAATAAGATAAAGATTTAGGGATTCTAACCACTGCATTTTTGCTCCTTAAGTGTTTTTGAATTTGAGTAATTCTTACTATAACATTGTTTTAAAAATATTTGACATATCTTTTAGGCTTGAATGCCAATTTCATTTTTTGAAGATAAAAATGCTTCTTTTTGAGGTTTAATAGTTATAATTGATTGAAAGGAGATTAAAATATTTTATAGGTTAAGCAGATAAGCACAGATTCTGCGCTTATCTATCTAGCAATCCCACAAAGGCTTAGTTGCCTTTTACGATTGTTGTTTTAGTAGTATAGATTCCAAGAATGCTGAAATTTTTAGAATCTACACTCTTGATTTGGCTAATACTACCATTTGATGCAGCTGTATTCACAGAACAATCACCTAAGGCTACAAGACCAAGGATATTAGTGCAAGTCGCACTTCCCTCTCTTGATGCAGAGCTAGAAGAAGTTGCCGTAATAGGCGTAGTATTATCTGAAAAAATCAGACCATTTTCTGCCCCGATAACACCGCCACAACCGCTAAAAAATGCTAAAGACGCACCAAGACCTAAGGCTAAAACAAATTTTTTCATAAAACCCCTTTTTTTACAGAAAAATATTCACTTGACAAATACTTTATCTCACAATAATAGTGCGAAACTCCATAATATGCGCAAGTGTGAAAAAATGCTATCAAAAAAAAAAAAAAACGGCTTAAAAAACAAAAAACTATAGGAAAAACTTCATTTGTGGGTAATTTTTACTGATTAACTTAATATGAAGCAAAAAATCAAAAGCTACTTTTATACTTTACTCTTGAAGTCTTGTAGCCAATTACACAGAATCAATAAAGGGATTATACAAAGATACAATCACGACAATAGTTTTGCCTTTAAAGTATTTAACACATCTTCTTGACCTTGAATACTTACTTTTACTCCCGAAGATAAAAATGCCTCTTTTTTAAGGCTTAATCCACACTTGCAACACTCGTATTCGATTTTTGAAAGCTTTGAATAAGGCACTTCTAAAATCAAATGGGAGAGAAAAATAAAAGGTTTCAGAATCTGCTGTTTTTTGGCATCATTGATTGCTTCTTGCACCGCTATGGTATAGGCTTTCACCAATCCTCCTACGCCCAAAAGCGTGCCGCCAAAATAGCGCACTACAATCACACCTGTATTGACTAATCCCTCACCGCGCAAGACATTTAAACAAGGCAAACCACTGCTGCCTTTGGGTTCTCTGTCATCATCACTGCTTTCAACAATCTGCCTATATTCATTAAAATGCCGACTTGCAGAGACAAAATGCACTGCCTTGGGATGATTTTCTCGTAATATCTTGAGGGTTTGGGCAAAAGATTCGTATGAAACCAAAAAACTCAAAAAATGTGAGCCTTTTATCTCATAGCTTCCTTTTGCCTCTCCATTGACTTGTGCTAATTGATCATTCATCTGCTTTAAGGCGCAAATAATAGCTTATTTCACTCCCTTTCAAGAGCATTTCTTTATAATTCCGACTGACGACAAATGTCCCATTTAAGCCTCTGACAAACAAAAATTCATAGCGATTGTCTTCAGTAGGATAGCAAACTCGCCGACTTGAGCCTGCATTACTCATCGTAAGCTTCTTACCTTTTAAGGCAAAAGTTGCAAAATAATTATTGCAAGAACCCACGCCAAAGATTCTGTCTTCGTCTGCATCAAATTCCATTGTAGATTTCGCATTTTGAGTAGGTATAATCTCTTCCCCGCTTTTTAAGACAATCTTATAAACATACCAATGTTTGCCATCATCTAAAAGTGTTTCTTTGTTTTCTTGTTTGATCAAATCAATAAAGCAACCATTGACAAAAATTGATAAAAAAATAATAAAAAAATATTTTGTTGTTTTCTTCATCATCATTGTGTCCTTAAAAGTAAATGGGGAATTTGTAAAAATAAGTTTTCCTACCTAAAAAATAAAATTATAGAATCTAAACACAAATAAATTATAATATTTTGCGCTAAAATGGAATTTTTATTTTGAGTTTTAGAGGTTTGATATGCACATTGATTTACATAATCATACAATCTTTTGTCATCATGCCACAGGTTGTATTGATGAATATATACAAGCAGCAATTGCACAAGGTATCGATGTTTATGGATTCTCCTGTCATTCGCCTATGTCTTTTGACAAAAACTTTCGTATGAATCTCGAAGAATTTTCTCAATATTGTCAAATGCTCCAAACAGCGAAAGCTCATTATGCTGATAAAATCGAAATCTTGCTCGGTATGGAAGTGGATTATATTCTTAACCATGAAAATCTCATCGAACAAGCCGTGCTTGATTATCCTTTTGATTATTTAATCGGATCCGTGCATTTTTTGGACGATTGGGGCTTTGATAATCCTGCATTTATCAAACAATATTCGCAAAGAAACATTGAAGAATGTTGGGAACAATACCTCTTATCCATTACTAAAATGGCACAGAGTGGGCTTTTTCAAATTGTGGGGCATTTTGACTTACTCAAAATTTTTGGACACAAACCCAAAGATATTCACCAACAATCCATCAAAGATGCTTTAGAATCTATTGCAGACAATCACCTTGCTATTGAGCTTAATTCCGCAGGGTGGAGAAAGCCTATTAAAGAATCTTATCCTTCTAAAGAGATTCTCACTCAAGCCTTTAAGCTAAATATCCCTATCACATTTGGTTCAGACGCACATAGTGTCGAACAAGTCGGTTTCAAATATCAAGACTTGCGTCATCTTGCACTTGAAGTAGGCTACACACAAGCCGTTTTTTTTAGACAAAAACAAAGTGTTGTCATAGATATTTGATGCGTAATTTTCAAAAATCCAAAAGGCTAATTTTAAGATTCAAAGCGTTATAATCCGACATCACTTTATCAAATCTTGGAATCTTGGAAGGAGAACATAAATGAAAAAATTATTTTTAATCATCGGGGCACCCGGCTCTGGGAAAACAACAGATGCGCAATTGATCGCTCAAAACAATAAAGATTCAATCGTGCATTATTCTACAGGGGATTTATTACGCGAGGAAGTCGCTCGAGGTAGCGAACAAGGCAAACTCATCAATAGCTTTATCTCACAAGGGAATCTTGTGCCTTTAGATATTGTTGTCAGCACCATTGTTAATGCAATCACAAACGCACCCAAAGATGTGATTCTCATCGACGGTTATCCTCGAAGTGTCGAGCAAATGGAAGCCCTTGACAAAAAGCTCAAAGCACAAGATCAAGTGAGCCTCACAAATGTGATTGAAGTCGAAGTCAGCGAATCTGTGGCGCGTGATAGAGTGCTAGGAAGATCTCGAGGCGATGATGATAACATTGAAGTATTCAATAATCGTATGAAAGTATATCTTGAGCCACTTCAAGCAATTGAGACATTTTATACTCAAGAAAAAATCTTACAAAAAATCAATGGTGAGCGCACAATTGAAGCGATTGTCGGCGAAATGGAAACATTCATCAAAAGCAGAATCTAAAATTATTTAAAAAAATTATTTTCAAATACAAGATTCTTTTTACTCTCTAAGCGAAGTTTAGTCTTGCTTTGAGGGTGAAAATTTGCTTTGCAATTTTATTTATTAATTTAATGTTTTGTGATAATCTTTAAGATTCTAAAATCAATATTAAAACAAAATGGGAATTGATAAATGAAATTTTTACGCATCATTGTTATTGCTCTATTTATTTCTTCTTTACAAGCTAATACAGATTCTGATATAGACTATAAAAATCTCGCTCCCATTCAGACAAAACCAACTCTAGATTCACCCACCTCAATCAATAATCCCTATATTTATGAACCCACACACAGAGGACGATATGTCCTCACAAGCACAGGTGTGATTGTCTTGGGGACGATTGCAGGAGCAGGGATACTCTATCTAATGCCAGAGAGTGCCACTAATTGGAACAAAGATGATATTGTCAATCTTGGCAAACAATGGAGAAAAAATGTCAGTAGAGCACCGGTAGTAGATGCTGATGATTGGTTTTTGAATTGGATCACACACCCTTATTGGGGAGCAGTGTATTATATGCAAACTCGCGTAGCAGGCTATAGCTGGAGTGAATCTGTGCTTTATAGTGCGTTTGCTTCGGCATTTTTTTGGGAGTTTGGTATTGAAGCATTTGCGGAGATTCCCTCATGGCAAGATCTTGTGATCACTCCCGCCATCGGCTCAATCTTTGGTGAATTATTTTTTCGTGCGACAAGACATATTCAAGCTAATCAAAATCGTTTGCTTGGCTCTAAGATTCTAGGAAAAACTTCTCTTATCTTAATGGACCCTATCGGAATGGTTATGCAAGATTTTGGTTTAGCTAAACTCGTAGGCATATCAAATAAAAATCAAACACAAAGTTTTATGATACCTATAAGTGATACAAGGGGAGGGGTTGGTGTGCGCCTCGTCCTTGCAATGCAATGGTGAGGTTTGCTTAAATACTGAACGCGTAATAACTAAAACTCACAATAAAAACATCATTATTAAAGCGCATATGATTCAGCTCTGACTTACCGCTTTGGTATCGAAAACCTCTACGATAGCCTACGCTCAACCCATATCCTTTTGCAATATCTAAGAAAATCTCTGCATTTACAAGTCCGCCATAAATGCTGTATTGATTTCTTTGTGTAGAAATTTCAGGTATGGCTAGATTCTGTAACTCAAATCCACCCCCAAGATGCGCAATAATGCGTCCATTAAAAAGACGATAACCGACCTGCCCCCCAAGTGAGAATCCATACAAACCATTACGATTTTCTTTCCCTGCAGAGCCATCAAGCCAAGCATTTAAAAGCATTTTTCTTTGCTGACCGAGTGCCAAGCCTCTTTTAATCCCAAATATTACCGCTCCACGCTCACTTTTATAATCCCTACTTGTATTTTGTGTGATAGCATAAGTCCCGCCAATATGAAGACTTGCAAAACCTCTCTTGCTACCCACAGGCGCAGGAGAAAAATCAAGTGCATAAACACCACAACCTATCAATAAAAAACCCGATGCGACTATATTTTTTAGATTCACTTCGTTATCCCCAAATATTTTCAGTATAAGGCTCACTTTTATCAACGCGAGAAAAATGTTTTTTTGTCTTTTGAGACTTTGATGGTGTCCTTGACTGATATTTTCTGCCTTTTGGTTTATATGTTTTTTCTTGATTCTCTAAATCTCTTTCAAGTTTAGCAATCTCTGTTTTACTCAAACCAATTTTGACATTTTGAGAAGATTCCAAATATAAAGAAATCAGCTTAAGACATAATTGCGTGGTGTCCATTTTGTCTCTTAATTTTTCATAGATTCCCACAGATTTATCACTGACTTGTGTTTGGGCAATTTTTTGAGAAAACTCATCATCACGATATTCTTGTGTAATCTCACAAAGTTGCAATTTTGCTTTTGTGATTTGCTTGATTTTACTCAAGTCTTTATATTCAAGAGGTGTGGCAAGTGTAATTGCTACACCCTTTTTTCCAGCGCGTCCCGTGCGCCCTATTCGATGCACATAACTTTCAGGATTCAAAGGAATATGATAATTAAATACATGACTCACATCACTAATATCAAGCCCACGCGAAGCGACATCAGTCGCAACCAAAAGTTCAATTTTATTTTCTTTAAAACTCTTAACAGCCTCTCTACGATCGCGTTGCTCCATATCTCCATGTAAAGCTACTGCCTTAAAACCACGATTGATAAGTCTTGTAGCTAACGCATCGGCTTCTTTTTTCATACGCGTAAATATAATGCTTTTAGAAGGATTTTGCATCTCAATCAACCTTACAATCGCCTCATCACGCTCGTTTTCATTAATGATATAGTATTGTTGCTCAATATCTTGATTAGTTATATCTGTCGGTGTGATTTTGACAAATTCTGGCTCTTGGAGAATCCTCATTGCAAGCTTCTTGATAGGTTCAGGCATTGTCGCAGAAAACAAAAGCGTCTGACGATCGTTAGGCAAAAATTTGAGAATCTCCTCAACATCATCTAAAAACCCCATATCAAGCATTTCATCACTTTCGTCCAGCACAACAATCTTGGGTTTAAAATGATTGATTCGACCATTTTGGAGATGATCAAGCAGCCTACCCGGCGTAGCAATCATTACTTTAGGATTCTTCTCTAAAAGATCACATTGTCTTTTAATACTCTGTCCGCCATACATACAAATTGTCTTAATGCGTCCAAAACGCCCAAGCTTTAGAATCTCCTCGCTAATTTGCATCGCAAGTTCTCGCGTGGGAGTGATAATCAACGCTTCCACATCTTTATTTCTACCAAGATGATTGAGGATAGGTATAGCAAAAGCAGCTGTTTTGCCTGTCCCTGTTTGAGCTTGCGCTATCAAATCCTTGCCTTGAAGTATGATAGGGATACTTTGAGCTTGCACGGGGCTAGGTGTAGAGAATCCTGCTTCTTTAATACCTTGAAGCACAAAATTTTTTAAACCAAAATCTGTAAATGTCGGCTCTGAATCAGTTTTTTGCGCAGGTGATGAGGATAGGGACGAATTGTCTTCTTGTTGTTCTTGTTGGATATTCATTTATATAACCTTAAAAGTTTTAATATTTTGGGATTATAACTAAAATCTATCATTTTACATTCACTTTCTTACAAATATTATTCTCTCGGTTAAATTAAAATGTGATAATTTCACAAAATACAAAATATTACTATTGAGGAATTTATGCTAAACAATCTTGATTCGATGCTTTTGGCTTTCTATCATCACTTACCCTTTGGAGCAAGTTTTTTAGCTGGGATTCTGACTTTTTTGAGTCCTTGCATTTTGCCTTTGATACCCCCTTATATGTCGTATATCTCTGGTATTTGCATTGAAAATCTCACACAAGATTCACGCTCATATCGTCTTCGCGTGATTTATACTTCTTTATTCTTCATTGCTGGATTTTGTTTGGTATTTATCACTTTAGGGCTTTTTGTATCTTCATCTTTGGGACACTTTTTTACATCAATATGGGTAAGATACATCACCGGTGGAATTATCATTGCCTTTGGGATACATTTTATTTTCCCTCTCAAATTTCGCTTCCTTTATAAACATTTTTCATTGTCTTTTGACCATAGTAAATTTGGTTTCCTCGCACCATTTATCTTAGGTATTGGCTTTAGTATTGGCTGGAGTCCGTGTGTAGGACCTATCCTTGCCTCAATCTTAACACTTTCAATGACGCAAAGCTCTGATGCGTTTTGGTTGATGCTGTGTTATTGCTTAGGATTAGGCTTAGCCTTTTTCCTTGTTGCCCTACTTATCAACACTGCTCTTTCTTTTCTTAAAAGAATTACGCCCTTTATGAAAATCATTGAAATTATTTCGGGAATCCTGCTGATTCTCATAGGGGTTTTAGTCATTTCCAAAAAAACGGATTTTTTAATATAATAATCCCAAAACAATTCACCAATATTTATCAACAGAGGAGAAAACTGATGCTTTTTAAAGATGCGACTTTATGCGACTATCGCGGGAGTAAAAAGGCTGATTTGCGTATTAAAGAGGGATTGATTACTGAAATAGGCACACTTACAGCAGAATCTGATGAAGAGGTTTTTTCTTGTCAAAATAAGCTTTTGATGCCCGCCATTATCGACCTTAATGTGATGCCAAAAAGTGCCTTACTTTCAAGGAAAATGCTTCTCTCTCTTGCTCAAAAAGCCCTAAAAGGTGGGGTAGGAAGTGTCTTGCTCTCTCCTTTTACGACACCAAGTTGTGATGAAAGCCGCTCTATTGAACTGATTAAAAATATTGATAAAGAAACAGCTATTCATCTGATACCCTCCATCAACCCTCTTGATGAACACAACAAATTAAGCAACATCAGTATTTTAAGTGCTGGTGGCGCACAAGCAATCTCTAGTTATAGCGATATTGATGCAAATCTTCTCATGCGCATTGCTCAATACGCTCAAATGATACAGATTCCCTTAATGTGCTTTTGCCAAGATCGCACTTTAAGTGATGGTGTGATTAATGAAGGCATCTTAGCTACCACACTTGGTTTGCCCTCTATCCCACCTTATAGCCAAACCAAAGAAGTTGCAAAGATTTGCGAAATGCTACGCGATATGCCCCTGCAAATTGTCTTTAATGCCCTTGCATATCCTCGAAGTCTCGAGATTCTCTCTACTATCAAAACAACAAACCCAAAAGCACATTTTTATTCACAAGTCTCGATTCATCATTTGATACTTGATGAAAGTCTGTGTGATAACTACAACACCACAGCAAAAATCAATCCTCCTCTTGTCAGTAAGCAAGACCAAAAAAAGCTCCTTAAAGCACTTGAATTAGGAGAAATTGACTTGCTCACAAGCCTACAATGTGCGGATTTTAATTCAAACAAAGATCAAGTCTTTGAACTAGCAAGTTTTGGCATTGATGCAATCAGTGATTATTTTTCATTATTTTTTACTCATTTATATTTGCCTCAACATCTTTCATTAGAGAATTTTTCAAAATTAGCAAGCCATACACCCGCACAGATTCTTAATCTTAATCAGGGTTCTTTAGAAGTAGGTAAAAATGCTGAATTGATGCTGATTGACACACAGGCAAGTTATCAAATCACTGATAGCTTCTCGCCTTATTATCAACAAACGCTTCAATCCGTTGTAACTCATCTTTTTACACAAAATCAACTTTACAATACACAATCTTAAATCAATCATTTTAAGGAGTTTTATTTATGCCTGAAGTTTCTGAAATCCAAACACATTTTTTTGAATTATTTCCTCAAGCCCAACATTTTGGAATCTTGCTTCTCAAAGCCTTGATCATTATGCTTGTAGGCTATTATGTCTCTAAATTTATCCGTAGTAAAGTGCATAAAGCAATTGCCAAAAAAGATCATATCCTTGCAAATTTTATCTCACAAATTATTTTTATTCTCTCCATAGTCGTGATGATTCTTGCTGCATTAGGCACAATTGGTGTGCAGACAAATTCTATCATTGCGGTGCTTGGGACTGCAGGTGTGGCAATCGCGCTTGGGTTGAAAGATTCTCTTTCATCAGTTGCAAGTGGGATTATCCTCATCATATTGCGACCCTTTAAACAAGGTGATTTGATTGAATTTGATGGTATGATAGGAAGTGTCGAAGTGATCAATCTTTTTACAACACACTTGCGACTAAATGACGGAAAATTCGCCATTATTCCTAACAGCAATATTGCAAAAGCCAATATTATTAATACAACCTATAACGAACAACGGCGCATTGAGCTGATTTTGGGTGTAGGTTATGAAAGTGATATTGATTTGGTAAAGAATCTTGTTATAAAAGTTTTTAATTCCTGCCCAGAAGTGGATTTGACACAGGGCTATTTTGTCGGATTAACCGAACTTGGAGAAAGCTCACTGAATTTCACTCTGCGATTCTGGGTAAAGCTCGAATATGGCGTGATTAATGCACAAAGCAAAGTATTAGAGGCGATTAAAAAGATTCTCGATGAAAATCATATTGAGATTCCCTACAATAAACTTGATGTCAATATTATCAAGCAAGATGCGTCATAAGGACGGATAATGAAACACTCATCACAAAATATACGCATTTTTGGTGCAAAAGAAGTCTTTGTATGCGATGAAGATTTTCAGATTCTACAAAATGGCGGGATTGCTTTTGAAGAAGGTAAAGATACGATTCTGTGCGTTGATACATTCGAGAATCTGTGTGTGCAATTTCCCGATGCCAAAACACATTTTTCTCCTCAAGGCATTCTACTTCCAGCACTGATTAACCCTCACATTCATTTTGAATTTGGCGGACATATTGCGCGTTTTAACTATGGGGATTTTGGAGCATGGCTTGATAGCCTTATGGAACACAGAGATTCTATTCTTGGCGACCTTAAAGACATTATCCAAGAAGGCATCAATGAGCAGATTCTCTGCGGTGTAGGCAGTGTGGGTGCAATCAGCAGCTATGGCGATGATAAAGAGATTCTCGCACAAAGCCCTCTTCGTGTCGTGTATTTTAATGAAGCAATCGGCAGTAATCCTGCGAGTGTTGATTTTTTGTATCAAAATTTTTTACAACGTTTTGAAGATTCTCGCAAACTCAAATCATCTACTTTCATACCTGCAATCGCCCTTCACTCACCCTATTCACTTCATTCTATTATGGCAAAACATCTCATTGCACTTGCCACAAAAGAATGCGCACCTTTAAGCGCACACTTTTTAGAATCCCATTACGAACGCGAATGGCTTGAGACATCAAGCGGTTATTTTAGAGGATTCTTTCAACGACTTGCTTCACTCAAAGATCCTACAAGTTTCTACACACCCTTAAGCTTCCTTGAAATGCTTTCACCTTTGAGCGACAAATCCCCTATTTTGCTGACGCATTGCTTGCACACTTCGCTTAAAGAACTTGCACAAATCGCACAGCTAAATGCTACTATCGTTATGTGTCCGCGTTCAAATCGCTTGCTTAGCAATCGATACTTTGATATTAAATCATCACTTACACATCACATACCTGTGGCAATAGGCACAGATGGTAAAAGCTCTAATTTTAATGTGAATCTCCTTGATGAGTTAAGATTTGCTCTTTTTGCATATCCTCAAATGGATTTGTTAGAACTTGCTAAAATGCTTATCTTGGGTGTTACATCGCGCGCTGCTAAAGCTCTAGGATTGCAAAATGGAACACTTCAAACAGGAAAAAATGTCGATTTTGCCCTTTTTGATTTTCCTGAATCCCTTAATCAATCCCCTTTGTCATTTATCTTACATGCAAAGAAACCTCAAATACTCTATGTCAATGCAAAG
It encodes the following:
- the hemJ gene encoding protoporphyrinogen oxidase HemJ; its protein translation is MQWLESLNLYLIVKTLHVIALVCWMAMLFYLPRLFVYHAQNAHKKEFVEVVKIQEMRLYKYIGLPAIVGTLLTGIAMIALNPSWLKVADSGLWLHIKIVFILILVAYHLACGYFIKTLGNESCTKSHKFFRVFNEIPTLLLIIIVFLAIYKPL
- a CDS encoding TRL-like family protein, translating into MKKFVLALGLGASLAFFSGCGGVIGAENGLIFSDNTTPITATSSSSASREGSATCTNILGLVALGDCSVNTAASNGSISQIKSVDSKNFSILGIYTTKTTIVKGN
- a CDS encoding adenylate kinase encodes the protein MKKLFLIIGAPGSGKTTDAQLIAQNNKDSIVHYSTGDLLREEVARGSEQGKLINSFISQGNLVPLDIVVSTIVNAITNAPKDVILIDGYPRSVEQMEALDKKLKAQDQVSLTNVIEVEVSESVARDRVLGRSRGDDDNIEVFNNRMKVYLEPLQAIETFYTQEKILQKINGERTIEAIVGEMETFIKSRI
- a CDS encoding META domain-containing protein, translating into MMKKTTKYFFIIFLSIFVNGCFIDLIKQENKETLLDDGKHWYVYKIVLKSGEEIIPTQNAKSTMEFDADEDRIFGVGSCNNYFATFALKGKKLTMSNAGSSRRVCYPTEDNRYEFLFVRGLNGTFVVSRNYKEMLLKGSEISYYLRLKADE
- a CDS encoding cytochrome c biogenesis protein CcdA codes for the protein MLNNLDSMLLAFYHHLPFGASFLAGILTFLSPCILPLIPPYMSYISGICIENLTQDSRSYRLRVIYTSLFFIAGFCLVFITLGLFVSSSLGHFFTSIWVRYITGGIIIAFGIHFIFPLKFRFLYKHFSLSFDHSKFGFLAPFILGIGFSIGWSPCVGPILASILTLSMTQSSDAFWLMLCYCLGLGLAFFLVALLINTALSFLKRITPFMKIIEIISGILLILIGVLVISKKTDFLI
- a CDS encoding DUF3943 domain-containing protein, encoding MKFLRIIVIALFISSLQANTDSDIDYKNLAPIQTKPTLDSPTSINNPYIYEPTHRGRYVLTSTGVIVLGTIAGAGILYLMPESATNWNKDDIVNLGKQWRKNVSRAPVVDADDWFLNWITHPYWGAVYYMQTRVAGYSWSESVLYSAFASAFFWEFGIEAFAEIPSWQDLVITPAIGSIFGELFFRATRHIQANQNRLLGSKILGKTSLILMDPIGMVMQDFGLAKLVGISNKNQTQSFMIPISDTRGGVGVRLVLAMQW
- a CDS encoding histidinol-phosphatase yields the protein MHIDLHNHTIFCHHATGCIDEYIQAAIAQGIDVYGFSCHSPMSFDKNFRMNLEEFSQYCQMLQTAKAHYADKIEILLGMEVDYILNHENLIEQAVLDYPFDYLIGSVHFLDDWGFDNPAFIKQYSQRNIEECWEQYLLSITKMAQSGLFQIVGHFDLLKIFGHKPKDIHQQSIKDALESIADNHLAIELNSAGWRKPIKESYPSKEILTQAFKLNIPITFGSDAHSVEQVGFKYQDLRHLALEVGYTQAVFFRQKQSVVIDI
- a CDS encoding DEAD/DEAH box helicase; protein product: MNIQQEQQEDNSSLSSSPAQKTDSEPTFTDFGLKNFVLQGIKEAGFSTPSPVQAQSIPIILQGKDLIAQAQTGTGKTAAFAIPILNHLGRNKDVEALIITPTRELAMQISEEILKLGRFGRIKTICMYGGQSIKRQCDLLEKNPKVMIATPGRLLDHLQNGRINHFKPKIVVLDESDEMLDMGFLDDVEEILKFLPNDRQTLLFSATMPEPIKKLAMRILQEPEFVKITPTDITNQDIEQQYYIINENERDEAIVRLIEMQNPSKSIIFTRMKKEADALATRLINRGFKAVALHGDMEQRDRREAVKSFKENKIELLVATDVASRGLDISDVSHVFNYHIPLNPESYVHRIGRTGRAGKKGVAITLATPLEYKDLSKIKQITKAKLQLCEITQEYRDDEFSQKIAQTQVSDKSVGIYEKLRDKMDTTQLCLKLISLYLESSQNVKIGLSKTEIAKLERDLENQEKTYKPKGRKYQSRTPSKSQKTKKHFSRVDKSEPYTENIWG
- the argH gene encoding argininosuccinate lyase, coding for MAKLWGGRFALDSSSLLEEFNASIMFDKELWNEDIQGSKAHAKMLAHIGVLTGEEYKAIVDGLERIASMIQADEFVFRMADEDIHMAIESKLTELVGEVGKKLHTARSRNDQVAVDFRMYVLKHNKLITKLLLETMETILHIAKAHTKTILPGMTHLQHAQPINFGFHLVAWVCNFKRDVQRLESDFARNNFCPLGSGALAGTPYGNDREMLALELGFSAPTLNAMDSVSERDFALDMLYTLSMIMMHISRIAEELVLWSSSEFRFISLSDAYSTGSSIMPQKKNPDVPELLRGKSGRVYGNLIGLLSVMKGLPLAYNKDTQEDKEGVFDSLKSVHISLKILKECLKTMSVHQDNMLRMAKIGHLSATDLADFLVQKCNVAFRDAHHITGMVVAYAERKGVDISDLSEEEILSIDKRILSGVKEVLCLEKSMNARDTLGGTSSRRTMEQIDELSAFVNEHQSLLK
- a CDS encoding YigZ family protein, with translation MNDQLAQVNGEAKGSYEIKGSHFLSFLVSYESFAQTLKILRENHPKAVHFVSASRHFNEYRQIVESSDDDREPKGSSGLPCLNVLRGEGLVNTGVIVVRYFGGTLLGVGGLVKAYTIAVQEAINDAKKQQILKPFIFLSHLILEVPYSKLSKIEYECCKCGLSLKKEAFLSSGVKVSIQGQEDVLNTLKAKLLS